One genomic region from Strix uralensis isolate ZFMK-TIS-50842 chromosome 5, bStrUra1, whole genome shotgun sequence encodes:
- the HEBP1 gene encoding heme-binding protein 1 translates to MLGMIKNSLLSTVEAWPYQVLSKGEKEQLSYEERVCEGGRFAVVEVVGKPFDEASKEGVLKLLKYVGGTNDKGVGMGMTAPVSMTAFPAEDGSLQQKVKVSLRIPSQFQANPPCPSDESIKIEERQGMTIYSTQFGGYAKETDYVNYAAKLKSALGSEAAYRKDFYFCNGYDPPMKPHGRRNEVWFVKE, encoded by the exons ATGCTGGGCATGATCAAGAACTCCCTGCTGAGCACGGTAGAGGCATGGCCCTACCAGGTGCTGAGCAAGGGGGAGAAG GAGCAGCTCAGCTACGAGGAGAGGGTGTGCGAGGGCGGGCGGTTTGCggtggtggaggtggtggggaaGCCGTTTGACGAAGCCTCGAAGGAAGGGGTGCTCAAGCTCCTCAAGTACGTCGGAGGAACCAACGACAAGG GGGTTGGAATGGGGATGACTGCTCCTGTCTCCATGACTGCTTTTCCTGCTGAAGATGGCTCCTTACAGCAGAAAGTGAAGGTCTCTCTGCGGATCCCGAGCCAGTTTCAAGCCAACCCTCCTTGTCCTAGTGATGAAAGCATTAAGATTGAAGAGAGACAGGGGATGACCATTTATTCTAC GCAGTTTGGCGGCTATGCCAAAGAGACGGATTATGTGAACTATGCTGCCAAGCTGAAGTCTGCTCTGGGGAGTGAAGCTGCATACCGCAAGGATTTCTACTTCTGCAATGGTTACGACCCCCCTATGAAGCCTCATGGGCGACGCAACGAGGTCTGGTTTGTGAAAGAGTGA